One genomic segment of Stenotrophomonas sp. 704A1 includes these proteins:
- a CDS encoding non-ribosomal peptide synthetase: MHASTLQLTPTQRDIYLEGKHFGGVVNNIGGCQKYVGELDTERFARARQRVFEGNDTYRLRFREVTGGCKPLLTDRLPGPLPMHDHSGNADAREAARAWILHRFRVPFDDISDAVFEDALIKVAEGEYWYFAKAHHLIMDGWGFALQMQRFLEFYEELSRGSAGSTAPPSFVGYMREQAAYPASASYAQSRDFWLNQYESIPRPLFASSITPAHQPPATSRRTSITLAPPLFNALCELARRAGTHIVSVFQAALYVYFSRAYGCDDLVICSPVHNRRTADEKATIGSLVNVSATRFNLPGDPCFGELLRDVTLWQRRNHRHSRFPMGDLIRALREKHPTWNGQLHQLAFNYQKLDFELGIDGRAVQTEYLTHDHEQAPLTFVVCDYGDTQAVALHLDYRADYFDQSEATAILDRLHGLLCQLALEDDLPISTYRLPTAVEAEELLGDWSGTTSPLRCGVRLHQFFEEQVARTPDAIAVTCGDEAVSYRALDAQASRVALRLAALGVGPDRFVGVCHSRTPRMLAAILGILKSGAAYVPLDPAYPQARIEYILGDSGAQAVLTDCLGRAVLPVGTPNVIDMDELLSADVGTLQDLHESGQTARSDADLAYVIYTSGSTGKPKGVLIEHRQASAFIQWVLGAFTRDDLDGVLAATSICFDLSVFEMFAPLAKGGRVVLVDNVLALKGRGVADVTLINTVPSAIRPLLDASAIPSSVRCINLAGELLRQDLVDALHELPGVRVNDLYGPSEDTTYSTWCRRERGGHESIGRPIANTQVYVLDHHGSLLPPGLVGELHIAGAGLARGYLNQPALTDEKFILDPNTGKRLYRTGDRARFDADGNLRYAGRKDNQVKVRGFRVELGEIETRISSHPRVRDCAVIVRNDVSTEENLVIVGYIVGGKDGPGIDEVRDTLTDDVLAHLSTTLPAYMVPSVFVVLPALPLTPNGKIDRNALPAPTKNALHAHAVVEPRSDVERRLQRLWGSLLAQDALDARKSFFACGGDSLLLMRLATAIETEFELSLDLSELFTCATIEMQAMLIEQKAAQAAILVAVRATAEESYVNQITL; this comes from the coding sequence GTGCACGCAAGCACGTTGCAACTCACCCCGACCCAGCGCGACATCTACTTGGAGGGGAAGCACTTCGGTGGCGTTGTCAACAACATCGGTGGTTGCCAGAAGTACGTTGGCGAACTGGACACAGAGCGGTTTGCTCGTGCTCGCCAACGGGTGTTTGAAGGCAACGATACCTACCGGCTGCGTTTCCGGGAGGTGACGGGCGGCTGTAAGCCGCTGCTAACCGACCGGCTGCCGGGACCGCTCCCAATGCACGATCATTCGGGCAACGCCGACGCCAGGGAGGCCGCAAGAGCGTGGATTCTGCATCGGTTCCGGGTGCCGTTTGACGATATATCCGATGCGGTATTTGAAGACGCGCTTATCAAGGTAGCGGAAGGGGAATACTGGTACTTCGCAAAAGCGCATCACCTCATCATGGATGGGTGGGGCTTTGCACTGCAGATGCAGCGTTTCCTTGAGTTCTATGAAGAACTCTCGCGGGGATCGGCCGGAAGCACCGCGCCACCCTCGTTCGTCGGCTACATGAGGGAACAAGCGGCCTATCCGGCAAGCGCTTCCTATGCGCAAAGCCGTGATTTCTGGCTGAACCAGTACGAGAGCATTCCTCGCCCCTTGTTTGCATCGAGCATCACACCGGCCCATCAGCCACCGGCGACCAGCCGCCGCACCAGCATCACCCTCGCCCCACCACTCTTCAATGCGCTATGCGAGCTGGCACGCCGGGCAGGCACGCATATCGTGTCAGTGTTCCAGGCCGCGCTCTACGTCTATTTTTCCCGGGCTTACGGCTGCGACGATCTGGTGATCTGCTCACCCGTCCACAATCGGCGCACGGCTGACGAGAAGGCGACCATCGGTTCTCTGGTCAATGTGAGCGCCACGCGCTTCAACCTGCCAGGCGATCCCTGTTTTGGTGAATTGCTGCGTGATGTCACGCTGTGGCAGCGGCGGAACCATCGTCACAGCCGTTTTCCGATGGGCGACCTGATACGGGCCCTGCGCGAGAAACACCCGACGTGGAATGGGCAGCTTCACCAGCTTGCCTTCAACTATCAGAAGCTGGACTTCGAGCTGGGCATTGACGGGCGCGCGGTTCAAACGGAATACCTCACGCACGACCACGAACAGGCGCCACTGACCTTCGTGGTATGTGACTACGGCGATACACAGGCAGTTGCACTTCATCTTGACTACCGCGCCGACTATTTCGACCAGAGTGAAGCCACCGCGATCCTCGATCGGTTGCACGGACTGTTGTGCCAGCTGGCTCTGGAGGACGACCTCCCGATCAGCACCTACCGACTCCCGACCGCCGTTGAAGCTGAAGAACTGCTTGGCGACTGGAGCGGCACGACATCGCCACTGCGCTGCGGCGTACGCTTGCACCAGTTCTTCGAAGAACAGGTCGCGCGGACGCCTGATGCGATCGCGGTCACCTGTGGAGACGAGGCCGTCTCGTACCGGGCGTTGGACGCGCAAGCGAGCCGCGTCGCCCTCCGCTTGGCCGCGCTCGGCGTGGGGCCTGATCGATTCGTCGGCGTCTGCCACAGCCGCACGCCCCGGATGTTGGCGGCGATCCTGGGGATCCTGAAGTCCGGGGCAGCCTATGTGCCGCTCGACCCGGCCTACCCGCAGGCCCGGATCGAATACATTCTTGGCGATTCTGGGGCCCAGGCGGTACTGACCGACTGCCTGGGGCGCGCCGTGTTGCCGGTCGGTACGCCAAATGTCATCGACATGGACGAACTGCTCAGCGCAGACGTCGGCACGCTGCAGGACCTTCATGAATCCGGTCAGACCGCGCGGTCCGATGCAGACCTTGCCTATGTGATCTACACCTCTGGCTCGACGGGTAAACCCAAGGGTGTACTGATCGAGCATCGCCAGGCATCGGCCTTCATACAGTGGGTGCTAGGCGCGTTCACCCGCGACGATCTGGACGGGGTCCTGGCTGCCACATCCATCTGCTTTGATCTTTCAGTATTCGAAATGTTCGCGCCGCTCGCCAAGGGCGGCCGTGTGGTGCTGGTTGACAATGTACTGGCCCTCAAAGGGCGGGGCGTAGCGGATGTCACGCTGATCAACACGGTTCCATCCGCGATCCGTCCGTTGCTGGACGCTTCTGCGATTCCCAGCTCGGTGCGTTGCATCAACCTGGCCGGGGAGCTGTTGCGACAGGACCTCGTCGACGCGCTGCATGAACTGCCTGGGGTCCGGGTCAACGACCTGTATGGCCCTTCAGAGGACACCACGTATTCCACATGGTGTCGACGCGAAAGAGGGGGCCATGAATCCATAGGCAGGCCTATCGCAAATACCCAGGTGTACGTGCTCGACCACCATGGCAGCTTGCTGCCCCCCGGTCTGGTAGGCGAGTTGCACATTGCCGGCGCCGGACTTGCGCGCGGCTATTTGAACCAGCCAGCGCTGACCGATGAGAAATTCATTCTTGACCCAAACACCGGCAAGCGCCTGTATCGCACGGGAGATAGGGCCCGGTTCGACGCAGACGGTAACCTGCGCTATGCCGGGCGCAAAGACAATCAGGTGAAGGTCCGCGGATTCCGCGTCGAGCTTGGGGAGATCGAAACCCGGATCAGCAGTCATCCAAGAGTGCGCGACTGCGCGGTGATCGTACGCAATGACGTCAGTACGGAAGAAAATCTCGTCATCGTTGGATACATCGTGGGTGGCAAAGATGGCCCGGGGATTGATGAGGTGCGTGACACGCTCACCGATGACGTGCTTGCGCATCTATCCACGACGCTGCCCGCATACATGGTTCCATCCGTATTCGTGGTGCTGCCGGCGCTTCCACTCACACCGAACGGAAAGATCGATCGAAATGCCCTGCCGGCGCCCACAAAGAACGCGCTCCATGCGCATGCGGTCGTCGAGCCCCGCAGCGATGTCGAGCGCAGGTTGCAGCGCCTATGGGGCTCCCTCCTGGCCCAGGACGCCTTGGATGCGCGGAAAAGCTTCTTTGCCTGCGGCGGCGACTCACTTCTCCTGATGCGCCTGGCAACCGCGATCGAGACGGAGTTCGAGCTCTCGCTTGATCTATCCGAGTTGTTCACCTGCGCGACCATCGAGATGCAGGCCATGCTCATCGAGCAGAAGGCAGCGCAGGCCGCAATACTGGTGGCCGTACGTGCAACGGCTGAAGAATCGTACGTCAACCAAATCACCTTGTAG
- a CDS encoding thioesterase domain-containing protein codes for MIAEEIFMNLPETLSSTVVELNDSSARRIVFCMHPAGGGVGYYEGLATALEPYAKLYALEEPFIYGDFAYRSLPELAEYHVDVIRSIQPEGPYTIFGYCSGGVIAYEVACQLQLGGAQVDSVSMFGSSLVSGFDSAERERATFLRDYIAARYGIELSGVNWERMETLSFREVADAIVDSLRLQGVVEAGNDLDWIGKCIEAMCLMRQATRKYRAPCSNLDVNLYQWHYVDPEAAEQIKPWCDWNTLTEGKLTVITPPERDGASVDIMYPPYLEQTARRVMQFTFGLGQAA; via the coding sequence GTGATCGCCGAGGAAATTTTCATGAATTTGCCGGAAACGCTGTCTTCGACCGTTGTTGAACTGAATGATTCATCCGCGCGACGCATTGTGTTCTGTATGCATCCTGCCGGTGGCGGAGTGGGATATTACGAGGGACTGGCAACGGCACTCGAGCCGTACGCGAAGCTCTACGCGCTCGAGGAGCCCTTCATCTATGGGGACTTTGCCTATCGTTCCCTGCCAGAACTGGCCGAGTACCACGTGGATGTCATTCGTTCCATCCAGCCCGAGGGTCCCTACACGATCTTCGGCTATTGCTCTGGTGGCGTAATCGCTTACGAGGTGGCGTGCCAGCTTCAGCTGGGTGGGGCACAGGTCGATTCCGTGTCCATGTTCGGATCCAGCCTGGTCAGCGGTTTTGATTCGGCCGAGCGGGAGCGCGCGACTTTCCTGCGCGACTACATTGCAGCGCGCTATGGCATCGAACTGAGCGGGGTGAACTGGGAGCGTATGGAAACACTCAGTTTCCGTGAGGTGGCCGATGCCATCGTCGACAGTCTGCGCCTCCAGGGGGTAGTCGAGGCCGGCAACGATCTCGATTGGATAGGCAAGTGCATAGAGGCGATGTGCCTGATGCGCCAGGCAACGCGAAAGTACCGCGCGCCGTGCTCAAACCTCGACGTCAATCTTTACCAGTGGCACTACGTGGATCCCGAAGCTGCCGAGCAGATCAAGCCGTGGTGCGACTGGAATACTCTGACAGAGGGAAAGCTCACCGTGATCACGCCTCCAGAGCGCGACGGAGCAAGCGTGGATATCATGTATCCACCGTATCTCGAACAGACCGCCAGGCGGGTGATGCAGTTCACATTCGGATTGGGGCAGGCTGCTTGA